The genome window ACACGCGCGTAACCGCAGCGGGCATCCAGACCTTCCGGCAGTTCCATCCGACGTGCATCGTCATCAGCGACTTCGGGGAGATCCTCGGCGACTTCACGACGGTCCCAGGCTACCCGCACTGAAGACCGGAGCCCGGAAGCGACGTCTCGCGGCGGCCGGGCGGGCTTTCGCGGCCCGCAGCGGTCAGTCCGATCAGGATGGGCGAAATGACGAAGGAATCGCGCCAGCTGCTGATCGATCTGATGTCCCGGAGAGGTCAAACTTCGGATCCCGTCGAAACGCTGGCGGCGGAGATCCTCCCCGACCTGGGTCATGAGGGGCGCCGGCTCACCACCCGCGATCTGGTGACCATGATCAACGGCGGGAACGTCGCACAGGCGACTCGCGACGATGTGGGACAGGCGTGCGTCGAAAACCTCTGGGGCCACATGGCGACGAAGGAACTCTCGGAGGCCACGTTCTCCATCGCCGTGGGCGAAATCCTGCTGGCCGCGGACTCGGTCCGTGCCGGCAACGACGTCCTGCTTCCACGGCTGCTGCACCAGACGATGGGAATCCTGTCTCAGAATCCGTTCCGGTGCGACATCGCCGAGACCGTCCACATCCTTCATTGTGTGCTGCCGAAGACCCAGGATTGACCACCGAAGTCCATCGGTCAGGGATGGCAATCCTGTTGCCTCCCTGCAGTGAAATTGGGTGTGTTGAGTCTGAGAAACGCACTCTGCGGGACTTGCCACGCCGCTCTACGAGAGAGAGTCGCAGATGACGAAGCGAGCGAGGACGGCCTGGGATCAGACGAACTCGACGACATCGATGGGCCGTGGGACAACGCTTTCGCCATTGGAGCCGCGGTGATCGGGACGATGGCCGCGGTCGTTCGTCTGGCGATCTCTTACAACAGCTAGCGGGTGGCACACCACAGAGCCAGGAGCGTTGAGCGGAAGCACAGCAAGAGGAATGAGCGAGATGATTCTGTCGCAGATCGACTTCTCTGCCGACTTCGGGGGCCGGGACGCGGCAACGGCCGTGCTGCCTCACTTCAAAGCGCTGAAGACGGCCTGCAACGGGCTACGGTTCCAAGGATTCCCCTTTCCCAAACTGGCTTACATTCTTCGAGTCGATGGCGAAGTCAATCAGTACGGACTCTCGGGAGTCGGCTATCTGGACATCGACCGAAAGGGAGAATACTTGTCGCTCGACATCGGGATCGAGCGCGACGACCGGGAACGAATTCCGCACGTCATCTGCGATGGACTCCTCGGGAGCATGGAGTACCTCCAGGCGGTCAATAAAAAGATCTCGAAACGAATCGAATTCCAGCCGATGCAGGAGTGCCTGCTGGAACTGGTCGGTCGTTACAGAAGGGAGTTGTCCCATTGAGATCTCGAATGTCAGAGCCGAACTGACTGCCGAAGCCAAGCCCCAAGCTAGCGATTGAGAATCGTCTAGATCTGCTCCGAATTGGAGACCCGGAGGCGCTCGAAAGGGAGCGAACTGGCCCGCCTGCTTCGTTCCGTTTGCGCGCCTCCGGGCGGTCGTCTCAGCTCAGAAACTACGATCGAGCTCCAAGAACTCCTTCTGTTCTCGTCACAGACGAAGTGAAGCCTCTCAAGAGACATGTGGTTCTCGGAAGACGCCACGAATGCCGGAACGGGTAGGATGCCTGGGCCATATCGTGCCCTCCGCTGCGACTACTGGGTAGGACGGTTTGACGATCAGCAACCTGATGAAGAATGAAGAGGAGAGTCGTGCCAACCTGTGACACATGATTTAGCAAGATTTTGCTCGCGACTCGCCTTGAGCAGGCTTCGTGCCGCCCAAATCAGAAAATCTTTCATGAGCAATGACTTCCCCTGTCATGACGTGGCAGCAATGGTGCACTGAGTAGTGGACGGCGCCTAACGTCTGCCAAAGCAGCGGTATCGAACGATCCAGCGAGGAGCAACCAGAGGAGGTTGTCTTGTCGGACAATCCCGAGCGTGACGACTTAAGTCGGTTTGATCAGGAGCGGGTATTCAAGAAGCTCATCTTCCCGGTAATCCGCTGCCTGCGAAACCTGGGCGCGTCCATCGAGGATGCGGAGGAAATTGGGGCAGACGCCATCCGAATCGTCTTTCGAAAGTTGGCTGAGAATCCCAGTTTCATCCACTGCCACCGATCATACGCCATCGCTGTTTGCCGCCGGTTGTTCTTCAAGTCTCTCAAGAAGAAGATCGGACATTCGAGGATTGGCCTTTTGCCTGAAGCGCAGCTCAAGCTGTCATACGTCGATCCCATTCCGAAGATCGAGCTGGAGGAGATCCTCCTCAAACACTCGTGCGAAGTCATGAAGGACTTGACGCCTCGCCAGGTCGAGATCATTCAGATGGTGGAGAGCGGTACCCCGGTGCTCCACATCGCTCAGCAGTTCGGTATCACGGAGGCAAATGTCCGGACCGAACTGTGCCGAGCTCGCGTAAAGATTGATCGAAGCATCCGCGCGATCTGGAGACGGTATCATGACTGATCAATCTGAAATCGAGCGCCTCGCAGCGGCCTTGAGATGCGAGGCCGAAGAATCGGATGTCGACTGGCTTCGTCGTGAGGTGGACGAACTGGACGATCTGCAACCAACCGCGGACGAAGGCGCGATCGCCCAAAGAATCGCGGAACGCCTCGGCATCGACGAAGTCCACACTCTGAGCAGTCCGCCAGAAGAGGAAGCTGGCGTCGAGTTGACTCTTCGGGAAGCGCGGCACATCAATTCCACGAGCGAGGAGTTGAGTCTTGCGGGACGAATCGCAAGTCGCCTCAGGATGAAGGACATCCAGCCGTCGAGCGTCGGAGTCAAGCGGTTGCCGCTACACGAAGGTATCCAAACAATTGGTCGGCTTCCTGAGTGTGACGTTCACCTTCCTCATCTGTCGGTGTCGCGTGCTCACGCAACGTTATTCATCTCCTGTTTCGGTGTGCACGTGATCGACAGTGGAAGTCGAAATGGGACATTTGTGAACGGCCGGAGTGTCAATGGCGGTCCAGTGTCAATCCACGATTCTGTCCGTTTCGGAAGGGTGGAGGCGAAGCTGGCGGCGCTGCTCAACGGCACGTCCGTTTCGCTGGAACTGGTAGTCGAGCTCCCAGAAGCGGACGAAGGTCATGAAGAATTGACACGCGGGGCGGTTCCTGGGTCGATGAGGCTGTTGGCGGGGAGAGTGGAGACCATCGGAGGGGGACATTGCGACGACACGCACCCGTTCGCGTCTCCAGTACCCAAGTCCGCGACGCCGATCTCGCCCCTCTCCGACTCGAACAAGCTTTCCGGGATTGCGTGGCTGATGTCACTCCTCAATGACGACACAACACGGAGAATTGCCGTCCTTGCCATCGAACGCTTCTCAACTCGGGAAATCGCCCAGGAATTAGACCTTCAGGTTTCCACAGTCCGCCGGAAACTTCACATGATCACTCGAATTTGGTCGCACACGTTCGATCGTGACAAGTTGTGACGCGCGGCGAGATGGCATCGCACAGCTTTGTGTCGCCACGTGTCGTGGCATCGCAGCAAGCGTCAATCTTTTCCAGGCCCGTGCAGAGCCGCGGGCATGCTACGCTGCCCATGCAATCCGCAGTAATGAGGCCGGAGTTCCCCGCGTCATGCCAGGCACGAAGAACGAAGTCGACGGGAACGCCGTCCGTTCGGCCGAGGCCTTCCGCTCCGCGCGATGGTCGGCCTGGAACTCGTTGACGACGGCTCTTCTCGGACTCGGGCTTCCGATCGTGGCCGCCGCGCTCCACCGATTCTCAGATGCTGAGTCGGCCGTTTTTCAGCGCGCCGTTCGGGACTGTTCCTGGCGAGTCCTCTTCTGCTTGTGATGAGTGTGATTTATGGCCTCTTCGCCCTGAACGCGGTTCGTCGATTCGGGCCCGGCCCGCTTCTGCCTCTGGCGATCGGCGGCTTGGCGATCAGCGCTCCGATCTGCCTGTACGGAGCGTTCGTCGCAGCCCGGTTCCTGTTCTGGTGGACGACGTCTCCGGGATGGAAGAGTTGAGCGACGTCGCCGAGTTCCGTCTCCGAGACGCACGTGACGGCAGCACGAGTGCCGGTGCGGCTCGCAAAGGCTCAACGCATCCGATGGGGCGTCTCGCTGGTTCAGCGGCGGTCGCGCGGCCGGGCTTTCCGCAGCACTCCATGGCCTGCGTGCAGCGCGCGGGGATTCCCGGCGGAATCTTGCGTGACGCAGCTTGAGGCATGTTGACGCGTCGCCACGCTCCGGGCGTTGAAGGGAGGCAACAGGACTCGCGGGTTCCGGGAAGACCCGGACTTTCTGGCGCTTCGGCGGGAAATGGTGGCTGTGTCGCGTCGGTGCGGTCCCTAGATTCTCCCCGCGTCGCCCCGGCGGACTTTCGCCGAGGGGGACCGTTTGATGGAGAGACCATGGGGGGCGATGCTGTGAGCTGCGTGTCGGGATGTCTGTCGGATCAGGTCAGGGACGAGTCACCACAGGCCGGGCTGGACCGGGGAAGATTGACACTGCTGGTGGCCGAGTTTCAGACGCTGCGCTCGCTGGTCCGCGTCGGTTCCCTGGCCGAGGCGGAGATGTTCCCGCAGAGTGTCCGGACCGCACAGCGGCTCGTGGAGCTGGGGCTGGCCTCCCGGAGCGACGCGCGGTACTCGGCGACGGAGCGAGGGGAGCGGGTGGCGGCGGCCATGCCGTTCGCCTGGACCGACGAGATTGTCGTCGTGGAGGCACCGGAGGCGGCATCCTGTCGTCCGTTGTGACCCAGGGATTTCCTGGGTACAAGCCGCAGCGCCTCTCGCGATATCTTCCGGACGGCGTCATCGTCCGGCAGCCATGACGCCAGCGCTCGGCCGGAAGACCACAACCTGGTCGAGCGCTTTTGAATCCAGCCCCGGGGATGGTCGAGCGGCGAGCGTTGGCTGGCCCGCCTCGCTCCTGTTCCTGTCCCCGGGCATTTCTCGCGGCTCCGTCGAAGAGCGGGCGTCCTTCGAAGGAGAACCGCCCCCGCCCCTGCCCCGGTCGGTTGAATGGGGGACCGGCTTCGCATGCCCCCTGGCGGAGTCTCTCCGGCTATCATCCATGGCAGAACCCTGTCTGACCCCGTCCGACCGAGGGAAGAGCCATCATGAGCCCGACCAGCAAGACGCCGTTTCAGGTGGTGGCGTTTGTG of Planctomyces sp. SH-PL14 contains these proteins:
- a CDS encoding RNA polymerase sigma factor, giving the protein MSDNPERDDLSRFDQERVFKKLIFPVIRCLRNLGASIEDAEEIGADAIRIVFRKLAENPSFIHCHRSYAIAVCRRLFFKSLKKKIGHSRIGLLPEAQLKLSYVDPIPKIELEEILLKHSCEVMKDLTPRQVEIIQMVESGTPVLHIAQQFGITEANVRTELCRARVKIDRSIRAIWRRYHD
- a CDS encoding FHA domain-containing protein, translated to MTDQSEIERLAAALRCEAEESDVDWLRREVDELDDLQPTADEGAIAQRIAERLGIDEVHTLSSPPEEEAGVELTLREARHINSTSEELSLAGRIASRLRMKDIQPSSVGVKRLPLHEGIQTIGRLPECDVHLPHLSVSRAHATLFISCFGVHVIDSGSRNGTFVNGRSVNGGPVSIHDSVRFGRVEAKLAALLNGTSVSLELVVELPEADEGHEELTRGAVPGSMRLLAGRVETIGGGHCDDTHPFASPVPKSATPISPLSDSNKLSGIAWLMSLLNDDTTRRIAVLAIERFSTREIAQELDLQVSTVRRKLHMITRIWSHTFDRDKL